The proteins below are encoded in one region of Macrococcus armenti:
- the ftsH gene encoding ATP-dependent zinc metalloprotease FtsH, producing MQKAFRSILMVALVGIVIFGVFSMINGTGSMPKQMTYTKLMSELEKGKVEEMTIQPGQDVYLVKGKLKGAKANETFTSVLMYNNQKDLEKITKIAEDQSGDLKFDIKPADKENVFLGMLSTLIPILLLAFIFIFFLSQSQGGGGGGRVMNFGKSKAKLYDDKKKKVRFTDVAGADEEKQELVEIVDFLKDNRKFKKMGARIPKGVLLVGPPGTGKTLLARAVAGEAGVPFFSISGSDFVEMFVGVGASRVRDLFENAKKNAPCIIFIDEIDAVGRQRGAGVGGGHDEREQTLNQLLVEMDGFGENEGIIMIAATNRPDILDPALLRPGRFDRQIQVGAPDVKGREAVLKVHARNKPLDETVDLKALSQRTPGFSGADLENLLNEAALVAARQGKTKIDMRDIDEATDRVIAGPAKKSRVISEKERNIVAWHEAGHTIIGCVLDEAEMVHKVTIVPRGNAGGYAMMLPKQDRYFMTKPELLDKIVGLLGGRVAEEITFGEVSTGAHNDFQRATGIARKMVTEYGMSDKLGPLQFGHTQGEVFLGRDMGHEPNYSDQIAYEIDLEVQRIIKESYARCKQILLENQDKLDLIAKTLLTEETLVANQINSLFENGTLPEVSYDDSHLYHIKEKEDKVVDNTSDDRVEVKDNDEDENAGASIDEVKEQLKNPDAPVDESEQEAEPKVDRLDKDKF from the coding sequence ATGCAAAAAGCCTTTCGTAGTATTTTAATGGTAGCGCTTGTCGGTATCGTAATATTCGGTGTGTTTTCTATGATTAACGGCACTGGATCGATGCCTAAGCAAATGACATATACGAAACTCATGTCCGAGCTTGAAAAAGGAAAAGTTGAAGAAATGACAATTCAACCTGGACAGGATGTTTATCTCGTAAAAGGAAAACTTAAAGGTGCAAAGGCGAACGAAACGTTCACTTCTGTACTAATGTATAACAACCAGAAAGATTTAGAGAAGATTACTAAAATCGCTGAAGATCAATCAGGTGATTTGAAGTTTGATATAAAGCCCGCTGATAAAGAAAACGTATTTTTAGGTATGTTAAGTACTTTAATTCCAATCTTATTATTAGCATTTATCTTTATCTTCTTCCTCTCTCAATCACAAGGTGGCGGCGGTGGCGGCCGTGTAATGAATTTTGGTAAATCAAAGGCCAAATTATATGATGATAAAAAGAAAAAAGTGCGATTCACAGATGTTGCTGGTGCTGACGAAGAGAAGCAGGAACTTGTTGAAATCGTAGACTTCTTAAAGGATAACCGTAAGTTTAAGAAGATGGGTGCACGTATTCCGAAGGGGGTACTATTAGTTGGACCTCCAGGTACAGGTAAAACATTACTTGCACGTGCAGTAGCAGGTGAAGCAGGTGTGCCATTCTTCTCAATTAGTGGTTCTGATTTCGTAGAAATGTTCGTCGGAGTTGGTGCGAGCCGTGTACGTGACTTATTTGAGAACGCTAAGAAGAATGCACCATGTATTATCTTCATTGACGAAATCGATGCAGTAGGTCGTCAACGTGGTGCCGGAGTCGGTGGTGGACATGATGAGCGTGAGCAAACGTTAAACCAGTTATTAGTTGAAATGGATGGTTTCGGTGAAAACGAAGGTATTATTATGATTGCTGCAACAAACAGACCAGACATACTGGATCCTGCATTATTACGTCCAGGACGTTTCGACCGTCAAATTCAAGTTGGTGCACCAGATGTTAAAGGTCGTGAAGCTGTGCTTAAAGTACATGCGCGTAACAAACCTTTAGATGAAACGGTAGATTTAAAAGCATTAAGTCAACGTACACCTGGATTCTCAGGAGCGGATTTAGAAAACTTATTAAACGAAGCGGCATTAGTTGCTGCACGTCAAGGTAAAACTAAAATAGATATGCGTGACATTGATGAAGCGACAGACCGTGTAATTGCAGGTCCGGCGAAGAAATCACGTGTAATCTCAGAAAAAGAACGTAATATCGTTGCTTGGCATGAAGCAGGACATACAATTATCGGTTGCGTACTCGATGAGGCAGAGATGGTTCATAAAGTAACAATCGTTCCTCGTGGTAATGCGGGTGGATATGCGATGATGTTACCGAAACAAGATCGTTACTTTATGACGAAACCTGAATTACTTGATAAGATTGTAGGTTTACTTGGTGGACGTGTTGCTGAAGAAATTACATTCGGTGAAGTTTCAACAGGTGCACATAATGACTTCCAGAGAGCAACGGGTATCGCGCGTAAGATGGTTACAGAGTATGGTATGAGTGATAAACTTGGACCATTACAATTCGGTCATACGCAAGGTGAAGTGTTCTTAGGACGCGATATGGGTCATGAACCGAACTATTCAGATCAGATTGCTTATGAAATCGATTTAGAAGTACAACGTATCATTAAAGAAAGTTATGCGCGTTGTAAACAAATCTTATTAGAAAATCAGGATAAACTTGATTTAATTGCAAAAACGTTATTAACAGAAGAGACGTTAGTTGCAAACCAAATTAATAGCTTGTTCGAAAACGGTACATTACCTGAAGTAAGCTATGACGATTCTCACCTTTATCACATTAAAGAAAAAGAAGACAAAGTTGTAGATAATACTTCTGATGATCGTGTCGAAGTTAAGGATAATGATGAAGATGAAAACGCAGGAGCTTCAATTGATGAAGTAAAAGAGCAACTGAAAAATCCAGATGCACCTGTAGATGAAAGTGAACAAGAAGCAGAGCCAAAAGTAGACAGATTAGACAAAGATAAATTTTAA
- the hpt gene encoding hypoxanthine phosphoribosyltransferase has translation MHNDIKSTVLTSEQIQETCKRLGQQITKDYDGKNPLCIGILKGSILFMADLIKNIDTHVELEFMDVSSYHGGTESTGEVKILKDLDVSVEGRDLIIIEDILETGTTLNAIVDLLKYRKAKSIEIVTLLDKPMRRKVEIEAKYVGEKIPDEFVVGYGLDYQERYRNLPYIGLLKEEVYTK, from the coding sequence ATGCATAATGATATTAAAAGTACAGTGTTAACAAGTGAACAAATTCAAGAAACATGTAAACGTCTTGGTCAGCAGATAACAAAGGACTACGACGGTAAAAATCCACTTTGTATCGGTATTTTAAAAGGATCTATTTTATTTATGGCTGATCTAATTAAAAATATTGATACACATGTTGAGTTAGAGTTCATGGATGTTTCAAGTTATCATGGAGGTACAGAATCTACTGGCGAAGTTAAGATTTTAAAGGACTTAGACGTTTCTGTAGAAGGTCGTGATCTAATTATTATTGAAGACATTCTTGAAACAGGTACTACATTAAATGCAATTGTTGATTTATTGAAATATCGTAAGGCGAAATCTATTGAAATCGTAACGTTATTAGATAAGCCGATGCGCAGAAAAGTAGAAATCGAAGCGAAATATGTTGGAGAGAAAATTCCGGATGAGTTTGTAGTAGGTTATGGTCTTGATTATCAGGAACGTTACAGAAACCTTCCTTACATCGGATTATTAAAAGAAGAAGTATATACGAAATAA
- the tilS gene encoding tRNA lysidine(34) synthetase TilS: MERFWDENDTIAIAVSGGVDSMVLLDKIRISRSYEQLYVLHVNHQLRTESIEEERMVQRYCEQHSIECIVYRIPEGTFDGKRSIQEPARKIRYDFFRRAAEEKAIDWILTAHHYDDQIETIMFRLLTNRFTFQSPRMHIVQGDKPCFGKPLIHYTKDALYEYAAKHHVPYMEDVSNHEVKYTRNYIRHEIIDNMEHANLSKENIMHVAAYIDDAQSLVAQVAERYETEVEQNMVTRQRLMRENKLVQQYVVKALIHKVVIDETISIRQIDEIIRVLKSDTTHASYVFGKYVLYITYEALTIKAITPIAETIHITSPGKYKFNEYIIKVNTIKSDIIVRSRQSGDTLLIDGHRQKVSRIMKDNKVPKHERQMMPIVLCEGAIIAVGNLKSNNHLMNQYITILKEY; encoded by the coding sequence ATGGAACGATTCTGGGATGAAAATGATACAATCGCGATAGCTGTTTCAGGTGGCGTGGATAGCATGGTACTGCTTGACAAAATAAGAATATCGCGTTCATATGAACAATTATACGTGCTCCATGTGAACCATCAGTTGCGCACAGAGTCGATTGAAGAAGAGCGCATGGTACAACGTTACTGTGAACAACATAGTATCGAATGTATCGTTTACCGCATTCCGGAAGGTACATTTGATGGAAAGCGAAGCATTCAGGAGCCCGCCCGTAAAATACGCTATGATTTTTTTAGACGCGCTGCAGAAGAAAAAGCGATAGACTGGATTTTAACAGCACATCATTATGATGATCAAATCGAGACGATCATGTTCAGGCTACTGACAAACCGTTTTACATTTCAATCACCACGTATGCATATCGTTCAGGGCGATAAGCCATGTTTCGGTAAGCCATTAATACATTACACGAAAGATGCACTTTATGAATATGCAGCAAAACATCATGTACCATACATGGAAGATGTTTCGAATCATGAAGTGAAATATACGCGTAACTACATCAGACATGAAATTATTGATAATATGGAACATGCGAATTTATCGAAAGAAAATATTATGCATGTTGCAGCATATATAGATGATGCACAAAGTCTTGTTGCACAAGTAGCCGAACGTTATGAGACTGAAGTTGAGCAGAACATGGTGACGCGTCAGCGTTTAATGCGTGAGAATAAGCTCGTCCAGCAATATGTGGTCAAAGCGTTGATTCATAAAGTTGTAATAGATGAGACTATTAGCATCAGACAAATCGATGAAATTATACGTGTCTTAAAGTCGGACACTACGCACGCTTCTTATGTATTCGGTAAATATGTGCTCTATATTACGTATGAAGCACTTACAATTAAAGCAATAACGCCGATTGCAGAAACCATTCATATTACATCACCCGGGAAATATAAATTTAATGAATATATCATTAAAGTAAATACAATAAAAAGTGATATAATAGTAAGGAGTCGTCAAAGTGGAGATACATTACTCATTGATGGACACCGCCAGAAAGTTTCAAGAATTATGAAAGATAATAAAGTACCGAAACATGAACGTCAGATGATGCCGATTGTTTTATGTGAAGGTGCAATTATTGCCGTTGGGAACTTGAAGTCAAACAATCATTTGATGAATCAGTATATAACTATTTTAAAGGAGTATTAA
- a CDS encoding S1 domain-containing RNA-binding protein, with the protein MSIEVGSKLKGKVTGVKNFGAFVELPEGKSGLVHISEVADSYVENVADHLKVGDEVEVKVLTIGDDGKISLSIKKAKDRPKKPVAPKVEKKPEDFEKKLSNFLKDSEDRQTSIKRQSESRRGGRGSKR; encoded by the coding sequence ATGTCAATTGAAGTTGGAAGCAAATTAAAAGGTAAAGTTACAGGTGTTAAAAATTTCGGTGCTTTCGTTGAATTACCTGAAGGCAAAAGTGGTCTTGTGCATATTAGCGAAGTTGCTGATAGCTACGTTGAAAATGTTGCTGATCATTTAAAAGTTGGCGATGAAGTAGAAGTTAAAGTTTTAACAATCGGAGATGACGGTAAAATCAGCCTTTCAATCAAGAAAGCTAAAGACCGTCCAAAGAAACCTGTAGCACCTAAAGTAGAGAAGAAGCCGGAAGATTTCGAAAAGAAATTATCAAACTTCTTAAAAGATAGTGAAGATAGACAAACTTCAATTAAACGACAATCAGAATCTCGTCGTGGTGGTCGTGGATCAAAACGCTAG
- a CDS encoding FtsB family cell division protein encodes MAKKVSNIENEYISERELQARRKRKTNKVVKRRLFVFGGGLLLILLFLSGLMLYQMSVNRHLKEEHAKQTAEYKKLQEKEIVLREKLKQLNSKEYIEKIARSEYFLSNDGEVIFKLPDSEESNSTEQP; translated from the coding sequence GTGGCAAAAAAAGTAAGCAATATTGAAAATGAATATATATCAGAACGTGAACTACAGGCACGACGTAAAAGAAAGACAAATAAAGTCGTAAAAAGACGACTATTCGTATTTGGTGGAGGACTACTGTTAATACTCTTATTTTTATCAGGATTAATGCTTTATCAGATGAGTGTCAATCGCCACCTTAAAGAAGAACATGCGAAACAGACAGCTGAATATAAGAAGCTTCAGGAAAAAGAAATTGTATTAAGAGAAAAGCTGAAACAATTAAACAGTAAAGAATACATCGAGAAGATTGCGCGCAGTGAATATTTCCTGAGCAATGATGGTGAAGTGATATTTAAATTACCAGATAGTGAGGAATCGAATTCAACGGAGCAACCGTAG
- a CDS encoding RNA-binding S4 domain-containing protein, with product MRLDKYLKVSRLIKRRTLAKEVSDQGRIKINGNVAKASSSVAIDDVLEVRLGQRIITVKVVDLKEHATKDNAKGMFEVISEEKIHADE from the coding sequence ATGAGACTCGATAAGTATTTGAAAGTATCAAGGTTAATAAAAAGGCGTACATTAGCGAAAGAAGTAAGTGACCAGGGCCGTATTAAAATCAATGGTAATGTAGCGAAAGCATCAAGCAGCGTTGCTATTGATGATGTGTTAGAAGTAAGGTTAGGACAACGTATTATTACGGTTAAAGTAGTAGACTTAAAAGAACATGCAACAAAAGATAACGCAAAAGGAATGTTCGAAGTTATTTCTGAAGAGAAAATACACGCTGATGAATAG
- a CDS encoding MazG nucleotide pyrophosphohydrolase domain-containing protein has protein sequence MGKITVVGLGNYGLDELPFGIYRFLNKSDVVYVRTIDHPVVEDLEDIKWISFDHIYERHDRFEDVYREIVSTLKDKAQQGDIVYAVPGHPMVAESTTELLLDDASIQVEVIGGKSFIDDMFHAVAYDPNNGFQMLDGTMLQSDMINVRSALIITQVYDQMIAGDVKVTLMEKYPDEHQVAIVTGARGEGSVVRWCPLYEIDHEFELSNLTSLFVPALSDENLSGEFEYLMQVMDTLVAEDGCPFDKAQTHESLKRYLLEETYELFEAIDNDDIDNMIEELGDILLQVVFHSAIGKKSMMFDAREVVSVITDKMIRRHPHIFGEGVEVNNIEDLNDVWKKAKQAEGKEEKEIKQEKIFADLYLKLYDLVNKQHMTIAEGLKVLAGEQDETR, from the coding sequence ATGGGGAAAATAACAGTAGTAGGTTTAGGTAACTATGGTCTCGATGAACTGCCGTTTGGAATATATCGATTTTTAAATAAATCAGATGTCGTGTATGTGAGAACGATTGATCATCCAGTTGTAGAAGATTTGGAAGATATTAAATGGATTAGTTTTGACCACATTTATGAACGTCACGATCGATTTGAAGATGTATATCGAGAAATTGTATCAACGTTAAAAGATAAAGCGCAGCAAGGGGATATCGTCTATGCTGTACCTGGTCATCCTATGGTTGCAGAATCAACGACAGAATTACTGCTCGACGATGCATCGATTCAAGTAGAGGTAATCGGTGGAAAAAGCTTTATAGATGATATGTTTCATGCTGTAGCATATGATCCGAATAATGGATTTCAAATGCTGGATGGTACGATGCTTCAAAGCGATATGATTAATGTGCGAAGTGCACTGATTATTACGCAAGTGTATGATCAGATGATTGCTGGAGATGTTAAAGTGACACTAATGGAAAAGTATCCTGATGAACATCAAGTTGCAATTGTGACGGGCGCGCGTGGTGAAGGTTCTGTAGTACGTTGGTGTCCGTTATATGAAATCGACCATGAGTTCGAACTTTCAAATTTGACATCACTATTTGTGCCGGCATTATCAGATGAAAACCTTTCTGGTGAATTCGAATATTTAATGCAGGTTATGGATACTTTAGTAGCAGAAGATGGGTGTCCTTTCGATAAAGCCCAGACCCATGAAAGCTTAAAACGATATTTATTAGAGGAAACATACGAATTATTTGAAGCGATTGATAATGATGATATTGATAACATGATTGAAGAGTTAGGAGATATACTGCTTCAAGTCGTATTTCATAGTGCAATCGGCAAGAAGTCGATGATGTTCGATGCACGTGAAGTGGTTAGCGTAATTACAGATAAAATGATTAGACGTCATCCGCACATATTCGGAGAAGGCGTGGAAGTGAATAATATTGAAGATTTGAACGATGTGTGGAAAAAAGCGAAGCAGGCAGAAGGCAAAGAGGAAAAAGAAATTAAACAAGAGAAAATTTTTGCAGATTTGTACTTAAAATTATATGATTTGGTTAACAAACAGCATATGACAATTGCAGAAGGACTTAAAGTATTGGCAGGTGAACAAGATGAGACTCGATAA
- a CDS encoding polysaccharide biosynthesis protein — MESKPVFNSVIILTFTMLLVKVLSAIYRVPYQNILGDAGLYAYQQVYPIIAIVSVLSLNAIPSVVSQSRYSNTFMKQLHVWLFVISVSLVILTALCSEQIAQMMGDRALSGMLKVSALVLLPFPFVSLARGILQKRHMMEQIAISQVIDQVIRVGTILIAILLYVNIDLTVYDSGVISILGSFLGLSGAFVYLKYKGIRITDNETNISEEGSHYRQFITLIFFYSLSYLVLIIWQLVDSFTIINQLKQVMSLNDARDLKGVYDRGSSLIQVGLIVTTSFSLVLIPVLAKCKHDDDIKNMQSYASSALKITIIFSSAAAVGLMNLIRPLNLFLFKTVNGYEALAIYMISVIFVSLIIMFTAMLQIFNAYKVQVAAVAIGVMMKLILNVIMVQQFNIVGASIATVAGLFMYAAILYINVKALYDLSLNTFLVRWIGTLIVMSVLIQCVLLIPFDSRMQAMGVSLIGIVIGLIIVLYAMIKWKIISIDEWHHLPFGNVMIKFMKE; from the coding sequence ATGGAGAGTAAACCGGTATTCAACAGTGTGATTATATTAACGTTTACGATGTTGCTCGTTAAAGTGCTGAGTGCGATATATCGCGTGCCATATCAGAATATATTAGGTGATGCGGGGTTGTATGCGTATCAGCAAGTTTATCCGATTATTGCAATCGTATCAGTATTATCGCTCAATGCGATTCCTTCAGTCGTAAGCCAGTCAAGGTACAGTAATACATTTATGAAACAACTCCATGTATGGCTTTTTGTTATAAGTGTGTCACTTGTTATATTGACTGCATTGTGCAGTGAGCAGATTGCGCAAATGATGGGGGATAGAGCATTATCTGGAATGTTAAAAGTATCAGCGCTCGTGTTATTGCCGTTTCCGTTCGTGTCGCTCGCGCGGGGCATACTTCAGAAACGACATATGATGGAGCAAATTGCAATTAGTCAGGTCATTGATCAAGTTATAAGAGTAGGTACGATTCTGATTGCAATACTGTTATACGTAAATATTGACCTAACTGTTTACGATAGTGGTGTCATCAGCATACTGGGCTCATTTTTAGGACTGAGTGGTGCGTTTGTTTATTTAAAGTATAAAGGTATTCGAATTACGGATAATGAAACGAATATAAGTGAAGAAGGGTCACATTACAGACAATTTATCACGCTTATTTTCTTCTACAGTTTAAGTTATTTAGTGCTTATTATATGGCAGCTTGTAGATAGTTTTACGATTATTAACCAACTTAAGCAAGTGATGTCATTAAATGATGCGCGAGATTTAAAAGGTGTATATGACCGTGGCAGTTCATTGATACAAGTAGGATTAATTGTTACGACATCGTTTTCGTTAGTGCTAATACCTGTTCTTGCTAAGTGTAAACATGACGATGACATTAAAAATATGCAGTCATATGCGAGTAGTGCTTTAAAAATTACGATTATTTTCAGTAGTGCAGCGGCAGTCGGCTTAATGAATTTGATTCGCCCACTCAATTTATTTTTATTTAAGACTGTTAATGGTTACGAGGCACTTGCGATTTATATGATTTCCGTCATATTTGTGTCATTGATCATTATGTTTACGGCGATGCTTCAAATATTTAATGCTTATAAAGTACAAGTTGCAGCTGTTGCAATAGGTGTGATGATGAAATTAATACTTAACGTTATAATGGTGCAGCAGTTTAATATTGTTGGTGCATCTATAGCAACGGTTGCCGGACTCTTTATGTATGCTGCAATTTTATATATAAATGTAAAAGCACTGTATGATTTAAGTTTAAACACGTTTCTAGTTCGATGGATTGGCACATTAATCGTAATGAGTGTTTTAATTCAATGTGTGCTATTAATACCATTTGATTCCAGAATGCAGGCGATGGGCGTATCTCTTATTGGCATCGTGATCGGTTTAATAATCGTTTTATATGCTATGATAAAGTGGAAAATTATTAGTATTGATGAGTGGCATCACTTACCATTTGGGAATGTCATGATAAAATTTATGAAAGAGTGA